A genomic window from Macaca thibetana thibetana isolate TM-01 chromosome 16, ASM2454274v1, whole genome shotgun sequence includes:
- the ARL4D gene encoding ADP-ribosylation factor-like protein 4D — protein MGNHLTEMAPTASSFLPHFQALHVVVIGLDSAGKTSLLYRLKFKEFVQSVPTKGFNTEKIRVPLGGSRGITFQVWDVGGQEKLRPLWRSYTRRTDGLVFVVDAAEAERLEEAKVELHRISRASDNQGVPVLVLANKQDQPGALSAAEVEKRLAVRELAAATLTHVQGCSAVDGLGLQQGLERLYEMILKRKKAARGGKKRR, from the coding sequence ATGGGGAACCACTTGACTGAGATGGCGCCCACTGCCTCCTCCTTCTTGCCCCACTTCCAAGCCCTGCATGTCGTGGTCATTGGGCTGGACTCTGCTGGAAAGACCTCCCTCCTTTACCGCCTCAAGTTCAAGGAGTTTGTCCAGAGTGTCCCCACCAAAGGCTTCAACACCGAGAAGATCCGGGTGCCCCTCGGGGGATCGCGTGGCATCACCTTCCAAGTGTGGGACGTCGGGGGGCAGGAGAAGCTGCGACCACTGTGGCGCTCTTACACCCGCCGGACAGACGGGCTGGTGTTTGTGGTGGACGCTGCGGAGGCCGAGCGGCtggaggaggccaaggtggagttGCACCGAATCAGCCGGGCCTCCGACAACCAGGGCGTGCCAGTGCTGGTGCTGGCCAACAAGCAGGACCAGCCCGGGGCACTGAGCGCTGCTGAGGTGGAGAAGAGGCTGGCAGTCCGAGAGCTCGCAGCCGCCACTCTCACTCATGTGCAAGGCTGCAGCGCTGTGGACGGTCTGGGTCTGCAGCAGGGCCTGGAGCGCCTCTATGAGATGATTCTCAAGAGGAAGAAGGCAGCTCGGGGTGGCAAGAAGAGACGGTGA